In a single window of the Zea mays cultivar B73 chromosome 5, Zm-B73-REFERENCE-NAM-5.0, whole genome shotgun sequence genome:
- the LOC100272454 gene encoding uncharacterized LOC100272454 produces MGCKACDKPKPNYRKGLWSPEEDQKLRDYILLHGHGCWSALPAKAGLQRNGKSCRLRWINYLRPGLKHGMFSPEEEETVMSLHATLGNKWSRIARHLPGRTDNEVKNYWNSYLKKRVEGKDQGPSTPAPAASNSDDDSHCVKQRRDDDGTADSGASEPRESSSADDSSCLTDPHACRPHAPVPPKVMFADWLDMDYVGGALPATAPAAPGLLGAAGVATASTGDRDQHQVMSMSQGSVQVDGPSGADVSLHGFDDSGAGCWEFQEHFDAIDHMQAAGFCDLLSMSDYFGLD; encoded by the exons ATGGGGTGCAAGGCGTGCGACAAGCCCAAGCCCAACTACCGCAAGGGCCTGTGGTCGCCGGAGGAGGACCAGAAGCTCCGCGACTACATTCTCCTCCACGGCCACGGCTGCTGGAGCGCGCTCCCCGCGAAAGCCG GGCTCCAGCGGAACGGCAAGAGCTGCAGGCTGCGGTGGATCAACTACCTTCGGCCGGGGCTGAAGCACGGCATGTTCtccccggaggaggaggagacggtgaTGAGCCTCCACGCCACGCTCGGCAACAA GTGGTCCAGGATCGCACGGCACTTGCCTGGCAGGACCGACAACGAGGTCAAGAACTACTGGAActcgtacctcaagaagagggtcgAGGGCAAGGACCAGGGGCCCAgcacgcccgcgccggcggcgtcCAATTCGGACGACGACTCGCACTGCGTCAAGCAGCGCAGGGACGACGACGGCACGGCGGActccggcgcgtcggagccgcgcGAGTCGTCGTCGGCCGACGACTCGAGCTGCCTGACGGACCCGCACGCCTGCAGGCCCCACGCGCCCGTGCCGCCCAAGGTCATGTTCGCGGACTGGCTGGACATGGACTACGTGGGCGGTGCCCTGCCGGCGACAGCACCAGCAGCACCTGGTCTGCTCGGCGCTGCGGGCGTGGCCACGGCCAGCACGGGCGACCGCGATCAGCATCAGGTGATGAGCATGAGCCAGGGGTCCGTTCAGGTGGATGGGCCATCCGGTGCCGATGTGTCCCTGCACGGCTTCGATGACAGCGGCGCCGGCTGCTGGGAGTTCCAGGAGCACTTCGATGCCATCGATCACATGCAGGCGGCCGGCTTCTGCGACCTGCTCTCCATGAGCGACTACTTCGGCCTCGACTAG